The following coding sequences lie in one Rutidosis leptorrhynchoides isolate AG116_Rl617_1_P2 chromosome 4, CSIRO_AGI_Rlap_v1, whole genome shotgun sequence genomic window:
- the LOC139843885 gene encoding histone H4 — MSGRGKGGKGLGKGGAKRHRKVLRDNIQGITKPAIRRLARRGGVKRISGLIYEETRGVLKIFLENVIRDAVTYTEHARRKTVTAMDVVYALKRQGRTLYGFGG; from the coding sequence ATGTCTGGTCGTGGAAAGGGAGGCAAGGGTTTAGGAAAGGGTGGAGCGAAACGACACCGTAAAGTTCTGCGCGATAACATTCAGGGAATCACAAAACCTGCAATTCGAAGATTAGCGAGAAGAGGTGGAGTTAAGAGAATCAGTGGGTTGATTTATGAGGAGACGAGAGGAGTTTTGAAGATATTTTTGGAGAATGTGATTCGTGACGCGGTTACGTATACTGAACATGCGAGAAGGAAGACTGTTACTGCTATGGATGTCGTTTATGCTCTTAAACGACAGGGCAGAACTCTTTATGGATTTGGAGGCTAA